One Falco naumanni isolate bFalNau1 chromosome 13, bFalNau1.pat, whole genome shotgun sequence DNA segment encodes these proteins:
- the LXN gene encoding latexin, giving the protein MELPRGPAATELPPSHYSATRAAALAACYICHRLGSPGHGLAPRTVRRARRQDIDGVGHKYYLELVLEDITDNDRTVNCTAEVLYHLGNKNIAPDVQFTTEGELQNTDEADNIFYNRIKSLEKELVAENIPDSHGNVSPEMQPIQLLAWVASGFVIWQNSTENTKFQLAQIKHVKQVKRSDEYLEFDYKILLHEMVSQEIIPWQMTVLWHPQHGVQVTQDSRQPKHASE; this is encoded by the exons ATGGAGCTGCCGCGGGGACCGGCTGCCACCGAGCTGCCACCGAGCCACTACTCGGCCACTCGGGCAGCAGCGCTGGCCGCCTGCTACATCTGCCACCGGCTGGGGAGCCCCGGGCACGGGCTGGCGCCGAGGACCGTCCGTCGCGCCCGCAGGCAG GACATCGATGGTGTTGGGCATAAGTACTATCTGGAATTGGTGTTAGAAGACATCACTGACAAT GACAGGACTGTCAACTGCACTGCTGAGGTTCTTTATCATCTGGGCAACAAAAACATTGCACCGGATGTGCAATTCACAACTGAGGGAGAACTTCAGAACACAGATGAAGCAGATAACATATTCTACAACCGAATCAAGAGCCTGGAAAAAGAGCTTGTGGCAGAAAACATACCAG ACAGCCACGGCAACGTGTCCCCAGAAATGCAGCCCATCCAACTGTTGGCGTGGGTTGCCTCTGGCTTTGTGATATGGCAGAACTCAACCGAAAACACCAAGTTCCAACTTGCCCAAATTAAACACGTGAAGCAAGTG AAAAGAAGTGATGAGTATCTTGAATTTGACTACAAGATTCTACTCCACGAAATGGTATCCCAG GAGATCATTCCCTGGCAAATGACAGTTCTCTGGCACCCACAGCATGGCGTTCAAGTAACACAGGACAGCCGTCAGCCAAAACATGCATCGGAATGA